The Budorcas taxicolor isolate Tak-1 chromosome 5, Takin1.1, whole genome shotgun sequence genome includes a window with the following:
- the LOC128047419 gene encoding olfactory receptor 6C3-like — MRNHTMLTEFVLLGISDNPELQVVIFIFLFLAYVLSVAGNLTIIILTLTDCHLKTPMYYFLRNFSFLEITFTSVSIPRFLGAIITKVKTISYNNCLAQLFFFIFMGVSEFFLLTAMSYDRYVAICKPLHYTTIMNKKICTLLVFSSWLGGFLTIFPPLMLILQLDFCASNIIDHFSCDYFPILQLSCSDTWLLEMIGFYFAFVTLLFTLALVILSYMCIISTILRIPSATQRKKAFSTCSSHMIVISISYGSCIFMYVKPSAKERASLTKGVAILNTSIAPMLNPFIYTLRNNQVKQALKSLVHKVIFSRNE; from the coding sequence ATGAGAAACCACACAATGCTCACAGAATTCGTCCTCTTGGGCATATCAGACAACCCAGAGCTTCAGgttgtcatttttatctttttatttctggcttacgtATTGAGTGTTGCTGGAAACCTAACCATCATCATCCTCACTTTAACAGACTGTCATCTAAAGACGCCGATGTATTATTTCCTCCGGAATTTCTCCTTCTTAGAGATTACATTCACCAGTGTCTCTATCCCCAGGTTTTTGGGGGCAATCATTACTAAAGTCAAGACTATTTCCTATAACAATTGCTTGGCtcagttatttttcttcatcttcatgGGTGTGTCTGAGTTTTTCCTTCTCACTGCCATGTCTTATGATCGGTATGTTGCCATCTGCAAGCCTCTCCACTACACCACCATCATGAACAAGAAAATCTGCACCTTGCTGGTCTTTAGTTCATGGCTAGGAGGGTTTCTTACCATTTTCCCACCACTCATGCTTATCCTTCAGCTGGATTTCTGTGCTTCCAACATAATTGATCACTTCTCCTGTGATTACTTCCCCATTTTGCAACTCTCATGCTCAGATACATGGCTTTTAGAGATGATTGGCTTTTACTTTGCTTTTGTGACTCTGCTCTTCACATTGGCATTAGTGATTCTATCCTACATGTGCATTATTAGCACCATTTTGCGAATACCATCGGCTACTCAGAGGAAAAAGGCTTTCTCCACATGTTCCTCTCACATGATTGTCATTTCCATTTCTTATGGAAGCTGTATATTCATGTATGTCAAGCCTTCAGCAAAAGAAAGAGCTTCATTGACCAAAGGAGTAGCTATTCTCAACACTTCAATTGCCCCCATGTTAAATCCTTTTATTTATACCTTGAGGAACAACCAAGTAAAACAAGCTTTGAAAAGCTTGGTTCATAAAGTGATATTTtctagaaatgaatga